The Melitaea cinxia chromosome 21, ilMelCinx1.1, whole genome shotgun sequence genome has a window encoding:
- the LOC123663940 gene encoding uncharacterized protein LOC123663940, translated as MEMFSLCTWISYVDFSSTLYLVINCINKAKHQCNTLKLTQICENHRNKYHGDFYRLYTDGSKDKDKNSGIALFDPQTNGYVKLSIDQNVSIMFAELIAIAEAIAYIKSLRSGKYVIMTDSKSALYHLARCISTFPCSPVAYDLIKDLYKLSNSDKIIKIQWIPSHIGIFGNEESGLAKSAINDDLYPLYSDCLYIVKSKCSDMWNVYLDERSLTKSMWYKTIQPYIAKSPWFVESTLSRSDIVTALRLQSGHIPLNGFLYLIGKINSPNCTECNLKEYLYHVMVKCVRNAVERSVLQVDLYELGKSNCILAYPLSEEAKMLYNIVKVALRRR; from the coding sequence ATGGAGATGTTCTCTTTGTGTACATGGATTAGCTATGTGGATTTTTCTTCGACATTGTATCTTGTCATTAATTGCATAAATAAAGCCAAACATCAATGTAACACTTTAAAGTTGACACAAATTTGTGAAAATCATCGAAATAAATATCACGGTGACTTTTATCGGTTGTATACGGATGGTTCAAAAGATAAAGACAAAAATAGCGGTATTGCATTGTTTGATCCACAAACAAATGGCTATGTTAAACTTAGTATTGATCAGAATGTGTCTATCATGTTTGCCGAGCTTATAGCTATTGCAGAGGCTATCGCTTACATTAAATCATTACGGTCAGGTAAATACGTAATTATGACAGATTCTAAAAGTGCTCTTTATCACTTAGCTCGGTGCATCTCGACTTTTCCATGTAGCCCAGTAGCatatgatttaataaaagacCTTTATAAACTAAGTAACagtgataaaattataaaaattcaatggATACCATCTCACATTGGTATATTTGGAAATGAGGAAAGTGGACTTGCAAAGAGTGCAATAAACGACGACCTTTACCCTCTGTATTCTGATTGTTTGTACATTGTCAAAAGCAAATGTTCAGACATGTGGAATGTATACTTAGATGAGAGATCTTTGACTAAGAGTATGTGGTATAAGACCATTCAACCTTACATAGCTAAGTCGCCGTGGTTTGTTGAATCCACATTATCCAGATCAGACATTGTAACCGCCTTACGTCTTCAATCCGGACACATCCCTTTAAACGGATTTTTGTATCTAATTGGTAAAATAAATTCGCCAAATTGCACCgaatgtaatttaaaagaatACCTATATCACGTTATGGTAAAATGTGTTCGGAACGCAGTTGAAAGATCAGTTTTGCAAGTGGATTTATATGAGCTTGGTAAGAGTAACTGTATTCTGGCTTATCCGCTATCTGAGGAAGCCAAAATGCTGTATAATATTGTGAAAGTAGCTCTTAGGCGTAGAtag